tatataaggtcatcactttCGACTGTAAAGTTATTTGTATCAGTCTGACCTTATACTTCCTTCAGACCCAGATATATTTTcccaatttaaaaattcatttgggtcctaatgcttctatctcgtaagaagatctatatatatttttttaaacaagattctgtcaaacagaaccactctctctatttcttaacatcctttcccccacaaaggacatagagagaacatgcacaatccattttctagtacacgtgctagaaaatcttgatttattgactctcagtaatagtcaaattttctcttgatatattcacttatcaagaaattatacgagaagcgcattgcttctattaaatttacgagttcaccttcaagcaaattatcaagacattcgggactagcaattatccaagtattttgctctctgcaggttcatcctcacattcatccaataactcgtaagttcatttagatgacttttaattacagatctactaggatctactagcttatcgcataagcattcctaaactctgtaatagtattcttacgaaTCTCAAAAAATTAGATTAatatatcggatattattagactcaaccattgtctatgtatccatccaaaatatctcaattgattttggatctcgtgctaccaacagaggtattggtatcaagtttcgagatacccccatatttcaattattttcaagaatgtttcattacattccactattcatagaaaattcaataattttctattttagataccccccacaattttaatattttacagaatgtcagaaaatattccaaaactaataggaaatttaattatttccttctgtGGTATCATGTTTAAGGAATGATTAGGGTTAACAACTTTTCGGATTCTCTCTGAAGTTCAGCATAACTACTGAGATCAATATTCGCCGTATTAAGTATCATatggatcactataataggctcgtgtgtcactgccgcagcagaccgacaccaacacgtgaaattactatttaactggaggaaaaatccaaccagaaaaatataatttatgtgccgacccataacctgtactccaggcccattaggttttttaatgtggagaatcctgagcaattgtaaatctggtttacttcagctgcccacctcgtcacattatttaacaacaaacatgttactgcattctatccagtattacaagtttgtgatataactccattattaaagattaaacaataataattgatgccttatcatcactcaacaatgattaaaaaattaatcaccaaataatcaagttccatcatgaagggtcacatttatgtagccatatcatttaattgcatagcaatatcgtgttatgaacttgcaaacacgcatgtaaactatagcatatacgattcttgtatcagtgtactaataattccaaaatcaattcagaattaagaaatcaatcaccatgttaacaaaacataataagctatccattaatagtgaaaacatggacgaattataaatttgggtttaatctaccaatttataatgatcaacccgagagagatgtcaccaaatatgtccacttgaatataagttgatcataaatcaataaccatTAAAGCATCAATAGCCTTATAAGAAACCAATTATCCAACAACTTTGTGCTTACTTTTGCCTCGTACCTGTTATACTTAAACAAAAcaccacttaaaatcaaatttatattaatttcaagcacatggcaacaagtgatcaaagaaattaacgcactaaatttaatttaattaatgaggcaaataatggccactcatatacccataaataaatccaatttaaacaatcaaattgacttttgcgtctactcacaagaaagtatgaaaattgaagaaaactgttttaagattgttatcaatcttgtacgataaaaacattatatatatatatattgaatatataactaatccacaagaacattgctaattcttaaatcacctaagcatataagaattaataattaaattaaaagaagagtttgagaaaacaaacagagattggatttaatctcgagtccagaaaactgtctccttaaagcagtttcgccccgcaccatccgtgttttagcgacctgcttcccaggataaaacgagatactagtataatcgatagatcgaatatactctcagcgaacttgaactgagcccgagaactatcaccggaatattggaaaaatttaagactaaagagaccgagaatgaaagagatgactcttatttcctcgacttaataaGACTGGTGCCCTTATACTCTCTTTATAAAGAGAgacttgaaaggacttgtttttctttttgatgtggtacatggtatttataagaaaaactaaggaataagtttgtgctactctcgattctcgatgtggtacaaaaccacttttcatattaaaaggtaaaactttggaacatcagttctcattcaccttttactcattttgagcgtgttaatatgcgttggaatcccctcgaaaagaagaatacgttccaataaatacacaccactaacacataatgtgtctcactcatatatagtctcaaaatgattcacaacttagtctaaaatactaagtttgtccaacattTAGTCCCACAAGCTGCATCACTAAGAAATTTGACACTCTTACTGTTAATTTTCGGTTAGCTGTGTACGATTATCTCATTTGCAAGAAATTTAATTAACAGGTCATGGAAATGGCACAAGTCACTGCAGCACATAGGCACTGGTCTCTTGTATCACTGTAGTTTGTTTTCAGTAGTAAGCATCTGATTGAATGTGGAGGCATATCGTATGCTCTGTCGCTCAGAACCAGCGTGCTAGGAATTTATCTAAGAATGGTGATTTTGGGCGAATACTAGTTTAATGCTTTCAACTTGGGGGCGAGGTGGTATCTATAACAGGTGTTTTCAGGTATCCAGTTCTCTCTATACATATTAAATTTCTGAAACAAGTCTAATGTTCTTGCCTTGAGAAGTAACATAAAATAATTCTAAGCATCGATAAAAGAAAATGTCAATTTAAATCGTCTATATGAAACTAAAGAAGCTTGAGTTGTTATTACCAACCCAATATGCAGCTCATGCCCCTGGTATTCATATAATGTATAATGCAACACAACACAAATCAAAAACTTGATTATAGAAAAAAGTACAAATCCACTCCAAATATAAAGTTAAACCAAACACATCTCTCGGATTGataagaatttcagaaattgagAACCATGGAAGCATAAGTTGTGATACAAATCACAAGCAACTCATCCAAAGATATCCAAATCAAAACTACTAGAAATGAAAAACGGTACAAAACGACTACTCGTTTGTTTCTTTCTTCTTGCTGCAAATGTGCATCAACTTCTCCGCTGCCTTGTCCAAATCTTCCTCTCCTTTTTCTTTCATCCTTGAACTCAATTCTCTAGCTTTCTTCCTCAGGCATTCCCCACTTTCCTCCATCAAAACCTTTCTGATGAAATCACCAATTTCCTCTCGCTTATATATCCCGGAACTGTGTCTCCTTATGTGCATACTGACGCCAATCTCCACAGCAAGCTTAGCATTGGTAGGCTGATCAACTTTCATAGGCATGGCAATAATTGGCACCCCAAATTTAATGCTTTCGTTCATTGAACTCCATCCACAATGACTGAGGAAACCACCAGTGCTTGAATGTCCCAAAATTTTTGTCTGCGGTGCCCACTCTAAAATCAATCCCAAATCTCCTACCCGTTGGACGAAGCCCTCAGGTAGTAGTAGACATCCTCTGTCCTCTCCTTTCGGGGTTCTTAAAGCCCAAATGAAATTACACTTGGTTGCCTCTAATGCATTAGCCATCTCTATCACTTGTTCTGCAGACAAATAATTCTCACTCCCAAAGCATACAAATACCACCGAGGATCTCTCTTTTTTGTCAAGCCATTCCATGATATCTTTAGTTGCATCACTTTCATTTGCAGCTGGATCCTCTACAAGTTGGCCAACAGGAACGACATCCTTCTCCATTAGATGAGATATATAATCAATATACTTTCCTTCAGCTTCTCTAAAACTCTTGAACAAAACAAAGTTACAGGACTGCTCAAAGCGTGACGCATAGTACTGTAGAAACACAGGTTCGTCTTCTGGAATTGGAGGTTGGTCAACAGAAGAATCGAAAATTTCTGGGAACGGAAATTTAACACCTGGCCTTTTGTAAGAATGTAAGCCTATGCAAGAGGTTGATGCGGCGCTAACTGAAAAATAAACAGATGGAATATTAAGCGACAGAGCAACCTGTGCAGGCCATGAAGGCATTACATCATAGAAAACCAAATCTGGTTTGATGTCATGGAGGATGGTAACGAAGATTGGAGCTGCCTTTTCCAAAGTTTGTTGAAGGATGGGATGGAGATGAGATGGAAGGCCATTTGTGGTATGATAATGCGGTGGTAGAGCTGGAGAAGATGGAAGATGAAACTCTATGAGTTGTATATTATCATTTCCATGAACTCTCTTCTTAATAGAAGCAAGGTTGATTGGTGTAGAGCAAAGATATACATAAATATTTCTTTTGGTGAGTTGTTTAGCGAATTCTAAGAAAGGAGAGGTGTGACCATGGGCTAGAAATGGTAGCATCACTATGCTTAGTCTGCCATTTTCTTTCTCCATCTTCTTTTTTTGGGGATGGCACAACAAATGTTATATTCATGCACATGTAGTACAAAAAGATATGATGATATCCTTTCCTATCCAATCGAATAATAtatttcaaattaaaataataattgaaTTTAATGTTCTTATGCTCTTTCTAgtataaaaataaaaactgatatcacatttttttcttaaatttccATTGTCATTAAAATAAAGAGTTAACACTTTTGAATCTTATGTTCTTGTATATACCTTTTTAAGAGCATCTCTAATAATGTTAGGTAATTTGATTGgctaaaataatttaaaataatggATATGTAAAATTTGCTGATCCTTTTAAAAATACTATGTTATAATTATTTGAAGTTATTTTAAAGAGAATGCACTATTTTTATGTGGTAACTGATTACATGTAATTTCACTACATCCAAGGTTTCACAAGTATAGCCAAGATATCCACAAATATAGCCATGACTAAAATTATAGATAAGGGTTTTGTCCCATTGGGGtgatgaatttttaaatattttttataattttttttggtaCGTCACCTAGATTTTTTTAGCTAAGGCTTCTTACAGTTGGAGATGCTCTAAGCATATGAATAGTTGCAGAAAGTTATAATAGAAATCTTTAAAATCTTATgttgttttttttttgaaacaaatCTTATGTTGTTATATACTTCCTCCCAGTTGAATTGTATACGTTTGGTTTGAGTACAGTATGTTTGGTTTGGGCTCAAAGGTTAAGATTAAGTGGAatatttataagaaaaaataagaaaaaataataaaaatgataAAATGGTGGGGTCAATCAATCAATAGTTAATGTATAAAGTTAACGTAGTTGAATAAAATAATGGATATAAGTGGGTATATTTAATTTTTACATTATAAAAATTTTAGAGTTAAATGTAGAGAATTGAATAGTACATGCCAAATAAAACTGTATAGAAATGATGAATGTGACAGGAGAGAGTAATTTTTAATAGTATCAGGTTATAAGAATAGAGTGAGCACAGGGGAGAAATGGCTAAAATATTCTAAGTTGCAACTATTATCACAACTAGATTATGAATGCAATTCACATATTTTTCTTATactatataattttttaatataaattgaATAGAATTTTTTGAGCTGTGTactttttttaaatttttttatatgatatgaaaataattatacacatacacatatatatttgataattttacttataggtattgaaattttgaaaaataatattaataattgaaatatattatatttattatttatatgtgtACTTACCAATAATAATTATTTGTTAATTTAAACGATATGTTTTAACTTGGGTCAATAGTATATGCATCacatttaatttaattttatccTGAGACctattataattatatttagtttgatATTAATTGCGTTTAAAGTTGGATCAATAATATACTTTTTTTTAATTCATATAAATAGTTACGTAATtgaattatattttgattttaattatgTTTCACCGTGGATCAGTTCTATAAATTTTTAGCCCGGACTACTATtatatctcttctatatataataggagaacaagggGATAATTTGATTAGATTAAAAAGTCTCCTTGAAAAGACTAAAATacccctatttttaatatttatataggGGATAATTTGACGAGATTAAAAAGTCTCGTTGAAAAGACTAAAATacccctatttttaatatttatacaAAAGATGTGGTTTGTGGAAATCGAACTCAACTTATTTCATTCACATATACAACctcataccactacaccatattgtcacatgtgctttttatcataaacataatatgtaagtgtgctaaatgaatattttatttaactttaaagatagttacttgaattccaAAAAAATGGATCGTTAATTGAATATTTGaacaattaattttaaagaacttaatttcagatataaagttaggcatagtacataaatgaattattttcttttttattaatcattttttagtttgaaaatatcttatatatttttgtaacatattttttattataaaaagtaattaaaatgcacatatatactttttttagaaaaatattgaaaatagaatcgcttatatgtaaataatctatattattattacatatttagataagttcaaATTATAATGAGTTaatgcattttagtttatttcgaatttgaaatcaaaacttggcttattgttaaaaaaatactcaaaatttgactacatgacccgaccgaaaaacatcgtcacattctacgtttagtaaatttaaattacaagctcacAGAGAATATCTTATTAATAATGTGAATATATTTTAATAGCTTAtcttaatataaattaatgtattTGAGGTCTtgataggatcaagtcaattgattatttgtattaaaattactaaattCACTGGTAGCGTAATAGTGTTTGGGAgttgtcccgattttaaaaatatcgaaatttGATATAAGATCTCGCGAGATTTGTTAAAATTAcgatgatatattatatatatttatttttcattttcaCTTGAAAAAACTAGCCTTTTAAAAAGAATTATTTTAGataagcaatattcattgatcaagaaaatattgtacaaatattttgaattattttaatattttaaattataaaaataaaagttatatatatactatattgtagcatttgattcaaggGAATTTACCAAAATACtattttttatgaaaatatttgtaaaaatacggATAAAGGTTGCATATGTGGTTGCATATGAGGTTGAACGGTTGCATATGAGGTTGATCCGTATTTTGCAAATATTTTCTGCAACTTGGGTATTTATGCAAAAATTCCTTGATTCAATggattttatactatttaaagggaaatatatatatatatatatatatatatatatatatattgttcaataatttgaagaaattaaccagttcaactcatacttataaaactttatcgaattgaaaaatatttaattttaggagaatattataCAATGTTATCAAAATATTATATGGAGAAATAGTGGAGTCGTAattaaagaaacttaaaaacagtttaaataacgatataattacaatttttcatTCGAGTTCTTGAAAAAATTAATGAACATCAATAATAATTTTTtacaatttataatttaattttttgttaCAACCATGATTCTTTTGGATAAGCAATTTTCATTGATCAAgaaaatattgtacaaatattttgaattattttaatattttaaattatacaaataaaagttatatatttactatattgtagcatttgattcaaggGAATTTACCAAAATACtattttttatgaaaatatttgtaaatatACGGACAAAGGTTGCATATGTGGTTGCATATAAGGTTGAACGGTTGCATATGAGGTTGATCCGTATTTTGCAAATATCTTTGCAACTTGGGTATTTATGCAAAAATTccttgattcaatgcattttatactatttaaagggaaat
This genomic interval from Apium graveolens cultivar Ventura chromosome 8, ASM990537v1, whole genome shotgun sequence contains the following:
- the LOC141676719 gene encoding UDP-glucosyltransferase 29-like; its protein translation is MEKENGRLSIVMLPFLAHGHTSPFLEFAKQLTKRNIYVYLCSTPINLASIKKRVHGNDNIQLIEFHLPSSPALPPHYHTTNGLPSHLHPILQQTLEKAAPIFVTILHDIKPDLVFYDVMPSWPAQVALSLNIPSVYFSVSAASTSCIGLHSYKRPGVKFPFPEIFDSSVDQPPIPEDEPVFLQYYASRFEQSCNFVLFKSFREAEGKYIDYISHLMEKDVVPVGQLVEDPAANESDATKDIMEWLDKKERSSVVFVCFGSENYLSAEQVIEMANALEATKCNFIWALRTPKGEDRGCLLLPEGFVQRVGDLGLILEWAPQTKILGHSSTGGFLSHCGWSSMNESIKFGVPIIAMPMKVDQPTNAKLAVEIGVSMHIRRHSSGIYKREEIGDFIRKVLMEESGECLRKKARELSSRMKEKGEEDLDKAAEKLMHICSKKKETNE